GTTCTTAACCATCAATATGGTGCCGCAGACGCTGGTCACCCAGGTGCAGGCGATTACCCAGGACCCCTTCCTGCTGTTATTGATCGTTGCCGGCTTGCTGCTGCTAGTGGGGTTCGTCATGGATTTGACCCCCGCAATGGTCATCATGGCGCCGATGCTCACCCCCATTGTCGAGTCGGTTGGCATCGACCCGGTGTACTTCGGCGTACTGATGGCATTTGTCCTCGGCATCGGCCTTTTGACACCCCCGGTGGGCACCTGCCTATACGTCGGTTGCGGCGTCGGCAAGGTCTCCATGGAGCAGCTCGTCAGGGCCATGCTGCCTTACTACGCCGCCCTGCTGGTGGTGCTGGTCCTCCTGATCGCTTTCCCCGGCATTGTGACCTGGTTGCCTGACCTCACCGCCGTTAGCGGTAACTGATAACTGAGACTCTATATGGATAAGGCATGCAAACGATGATCAATCCACACGAACTACTGCCGACTGACCTGGATAAAGCCTTGTTAGTCGGCCGCGTATGGCAGGAGGGCCCACGCCCTGGGCCCGTACTGGTCGCGGTGCGCGATAGCCAGGTAATCGATATTACCGAGCTGGGGCCGACGATGGCCGACCTGTTGGAACGTGACGATGTACTGGACGTCGTGCGTAAAGCGGAAGGGCCGAGCCTGGGCAGCCTTGAGACGCTGCTCAAAAACTCACAGCTTTCCCCGCAGCAAGCGCCTTACCTGCTTGCCCCCTGCGACGTGCAGGCCGTCAAGGCGTGCGGCGTGACCTTTGCGGTCAGCCTGCTGGAGCGGGTGATCGAGGAGCAGGCAGGCGGCGATTCGGCCAGGGCGGCCGAGTTGCGCAGCGACTTACAGGCGCTCATAGGCAAAGATCTATCCAAGATCAAGCCAGGTTCCGAGGAGGCGATGTCGCTTAAAAAAGCGCTCCAGGCGCGTGGCGGCTGGTCGCAATACATGGAAGTCGGCATCGGGCCCGATGCCGAGGTGTTTACCAAAGCGCAACCGCTCTCCTCGGTAGGCTTTGGCACGACGGTGGGCCTGCACCCGGCCTCGCAGTGGAATAACCCCGAGCCGGAAATTGTCCTGGCAGTCGATAGTCGCGGCCAGGTGCGCGGTGCCACTCTGGGTAACGACGTCAACCTGCGCGACGTAGAGGGACGCAGTGCCCTGCTGCTCGGCAAGGCGAAAGATAACAACGCCTCTTGCTCACTGGGTCCGTTTATTCGCCTGTTTGACGACCACTTCGATATCGACAGCGTGCGCAACTGCCAGGTATCGCTGCGTATCGAGGGCGAGGACGACGACTTCCTGCTCCAGGGCGAAAGCGATATGCGCGAGATCAGCCGCGACCCGCTGGACCTGGTGAGCCAGACCATCGGCGAGCATCACCAGTACCCCGATGGTTTCATGCTGTTTCTGGGCACCATGTTCTCACCGATTCAGGACCGCGACGGTGAAGGCCAGGGCTTTACCCATCACCTTGGTGACCGCGTCACCATCGCCACCCCGGCCTTGGGCGCTCTGGTCAACCCGGTGGGCAGAAGCGATCAGTTGCCGCCCTGGACCTACGGGATTCGCGAACTGATGCGCCATCTGGCCTAACAGCCACCATCATCAAAGAGTCGACTGGTATTAGCCAGTGGACTCCTTCGGAACGCTGAAGATGGCAATGACGAACGACAACTTTCTTGACGAACTTAGCGCTCTTCTGGGCGAGAGCGGTGTATTACGTCACCCAAAGGACATAGCGCGCTATGTCAGCGACTGGGCGGGCGATACGCTCGGCACGCCGCTTGCCGTAGCCCGCCCGGCGAATACCGAGCAAGTCGCCGACGTGGTAAAGCGTTGCTATACCCAAGGCGTCGCGATGACGCCCCAGGGCGGCCACAGCGGCTTGGTGGCCGGGGCGCTACCCGCCGCAAACGGCCAGGAACTGGTCATCAGCCTGGAGCGTTTGAACAGCGTGCGTGCCATTGACCCGGTCAACTTCACCATCACCGTAGACGCAGGCTGCATCCTCGAAAACGTCAAGCTAGCCGCCGCCGAGCATGACTGCGACTTCCCGCTCTCACTGGGCGCACAAGGCAGCTGTCAGATTGGCGGCAATATCGCCACCAATGCGGGCGGGCTTAACGTGCTGCGCTACGGCATGATGCGCGAGCTGGTGCTGGGGCTTGAAGTAGTGCTCCCCGACGGGCGCATCTGGGAAGGCCTTGACGCACTACACAAGGACAACCGCGGTTACGACCTTCAACAGCTGTTCCTGGGCAGCGAGGGCACTCTGGGTATCGTCACTGGTGCGGTGCTCAAGCTTTCACCGCGCCCTACCCAGAACCGTACCGCACTGCTTGGCTTACCTTCCGTCCAGGCGGTGATCGACTTGTATGGCTTGGCGCGGCGCGACTGCTGCGATCTGCTGACCGCCTTCGAGCTGATCCCTCGTCGCTGCATTGAATTGGCGATCGAAGCAACGCCTGAGCTACGCGACCCGCTGGAAAGCGCTTACCCCTGGTACGTGTTGATGGAAGTGGCGGCCACAGGACCGGTAGATTTAGGGTCAATGCTTGAACAGCTGCTTGAAACGGGTATGGAGCGAGAGTGGGTGCTTGACGGCGCGCTGGCATCAAGCGACACCCAGTCAGCCCAATTGTGGCAGATCCGCGAGAGCATGCTGGAAGGCCAGCGACAACGCGGCGAACACCTGCGCACCGACATCTCCGTGCCTATCTCGGCAATTCCCGACTTCGTTACCCAGGCGAGCGAGGTCGTCATGGCCGCCTCACCCGAATGCGAGATCATTGCCTACGGGCATGTCGGCGACGGCAATCTGCACTTCAATATCCTGCCGCCTAAAGCGATGGCGGAGAGCGATAAAAAAGCCCACCTTCACGACCTGGAGGGGCGACTGTTTGAAGTGCTCGACGACTTCCACGGCAGCATCAGCGCCGAACACGGCATTGGCCGAACCAAGCAAGCGCCCTATTTGACGCGCTTATCGCCACTTGAGCGGGAGTTGATCGACGGCGTTAAAACGCTATTCGACCCCAAGGGGTTGATGAACCCAGGGCGAATCTTGCCTGCCGGGGAGTAGCCCCGGATAGACAAATACTAGCTTTTGAATCGCTCCGCTAATCCGCGCAGGGCGTCTGCGTAAAGCAGCGTATCGATGCCGACCCCAACAAAGGTGCAGCCCGCCGCGAGATAGCCGCGGGCGGCCTGCTCATCCACCGTCACGATACCCGCGGCCTTGCCTGCGGCGCGTATCTTGGCGATGGCATCGTTAATCGCCGCTGTCACATCCGGATGGCTGGCGTTGCCAGGGTGGCCCATCGAGGCCGACAAATCCGCCGGGCCAATAAACACGCCGTCCACACCATCGACTGCCGCAATCGCCTCCAGATTGGCAAGCGCCTGGGGGCTTTCCACCTGTAACATTAGGCAGATTTCGTCGTCGGCACGGAAAAGGTAATCGTCTACCTGCCCCCAGCGCGAGGCCCGCGCCAGCACATGGCCCACGCCTCGAATACCCCGGGGCGGGTAGCGCGTGGCGGCCACCAGCTCAGCGGCCTGTTCAGGCGTTTCCACCATGGGTATCAACAGGTTCTGAACGCCGATATCAAGATAGCGCTTGATCAACACGGCGTCGCCGGCTGGTGGACGCACGACGGGATGGCTGTCATAGGCCGCCAGCGCCTGCAATTGAGCCAGCAGGCTCGACAGCTCATTGGGCGTATGCTCGGCGTCGAGCAGCAGCCAGTCAAAGCCCGCCGTCGCGGCAATCTCTGCCGCATAGGCACTCGCCAACCCCACCCAGATCCCCGTTTGGGGCTGGCCTGCCTGCAGCTGTCGTTTAAAGGCATTGGACGGCATTTTCATATGGGCTCCTTGGGATGGTCGCACTTGGATTAAACCAGCGCATTTCACCCAGCTAAGCGCTCATTTGCCTTCGATGCAAGAAGTCAACGCCTGGTCTAGCCCGCCGCGGGCCCCACCACATGCTTCACTTCGAGATAAGCACTTAGCCCCCAAGGCCCGAGTTCGCGGCCGATACCACTACACTTGAAGCCGCCCCAGCCAGTTTCGGGGAGCACCAACTGCTCGCTGTTGTACCAGATGCTGCCGGCCTTGAGCTGTCGGCCAATGCGTTTGGCGCGCTCGGGGTCGCCGCTGATGACGGTGGCCGCCAGGCCGTAGTCGCTGTCGTTGGCGAGTTGGATGGCTTCAGATTCGCTTGCCACGCTGCGGGCACAGAGCACCGGGCCAAAAATTTCTTCTTTCCACAAACGGCTTTCCACCGGTACATCGCGGTAGAGCGTTGGGGCCAGGAAGTAGCCCCTCGCTGGCAATGTACGGTGCCGTCCGTCGCGTACTACCTTCAGGCCTTCCTGTTCAGCCAGGTCCAGATAGCCCTGAACCGCGTCGCGCTGCTTGGCGCTGGTCATCGGGCCAAGGTCGGTGCCTTCTGCCAGCGGGTCGCCTAGCGTAAGTGCATCCATACGCTCAGCGAGTTCGGTGTAGAGCGCTTCAGCTACATCTTCGTGGACTAGCAAGCGCGAGGTAGCCGAGCAGATTTGCCCCGCATTGAAGTAGATACCGGCCATGACCCAGTCGGCGGCCTGGGCGGGGTCGGCGTCTTCCATCACCAGAACGGGGGATTTGCCGCCCAGCTCCAGCGATACGTTGGCGGAGCGGGAGGCTGCGGCCTTCATCACCGCCTCGCCCACCTGATTACTGCCCGTAAAGGAAATTTTATCCACACCGGGATGGCGGGTCAGCGGCGCGCCGATGCCTTCGCCATCACCATTGAGAAGATTCAGAACGCCCGCAGGTAAACCGATCTCCAGGGCAATCTCTGCCTGTACCCGCTCGGGGAGCGGCGTCATTTCCGAGGGTTTGAGTACCGCGGTGCAGCCTGCCGCCAGTGCTGGCGCCAGTTTCCAGGCGCTGGTCACCAGCGGAAAATTCCACGGCGCAATCAGCCCTACCACGCCAACCGGGTCGTGGTAACAGCGGGCTTCAACACCCTCCATTTCCACGCTGACCAACTCGCCCTGGCGGTCATCCAGCGCCTTGGCCTGCCCTGCGTAGTAGCGGTAGCAGGCGATCGCATCGTCAAGATCAATGCCCGCTTCCGCGAGGGGCTTACCGTTGTTGGTTGCCGAGAGCGTGAGGATCGAATCCCGGCGGGCTTCCAGTCCGTCGGCGAACTTTTCCAGGTACGCTGCCCGTGCGGCACCGCCAAGCGCCTGCCAGCCGGGCTGGGCCTGCTGGGCGGCGTTGACGGCGGCATCGACATCCGCCGCGTCTCCCGCTGTCACCTGGGCAATGCGCTCCTCGCGGAAAGGGTTCATCACGTCGAGTAGGCGAGCACCTTTGGAGGCGACCCATTGGTTGTTGATGAACTGGTGATCGAGAATCTGGCGATCTAACAGCGATGCGTGGTCTGTCTGCGAACGAGTAGACACTTTCGTGGCTCCTTAAAGGTCGTGTTGGCGAAGCCAGTCATCGATAAGCTGCTTGAGATGTTGGCCGCTAAAACTGGGGAAATGCCCGCCGTGCACCGTGCGTACTGGCAGCTCTCTCAGCCGTCGCATACTGGCGGCATAGTCGGTGAGATCGCTATGCCAGAGGTCTTCAATCAACGGGCCGTCGTAAATCAGATCGCCCGAAATCAGTGTCTGGGTCGCCGCTTCCCACAGGGCGATACCGCCGGGGGAATGGCCCGGCGTATGGATGACTTGCCACTGGCGATTGCCTAAATCCAGCACCTCGCCATCCTCTAATGGGCTCACCATTTGCGGCGCGGCAATCTGGTAACGTT
This window of the Halomonas sp. SH5A2 genome carries:
- the hpaI gene encoding 4-hydroxy-2-oxoheptanedioate aldolase; its protein translation is MKMPSNAFKRQLQAGQPQTGIWVGLASAYAAEIAATAGFDWLLLDAEHTPNELSSLLAQLQALAAYDSHPVVRPPAGDAVLIKRYLDIGVQNLLIPMVETPEQAAELVAATRYPPRGIRGVGHVLARASRWGQVDDYLFRADDEICLMLQVESPQALANLEAIAAVDGVDGVFIGPADLSASMGHPGNASHPDVTAAINDAIAKIRAAGKAAGIVTVDEQAARGYLAAGCTFVGVGIDTLLYADALRGLAERFKS
- a CDS encoding fumarylacetoacetate hydrolase family protein gives rise to the protein MQTMINPHELLPTDLDKALLVGRVWQEGPRPGPVLVAVRDSQVIDITELGPTMADLLERDDVLDVVRKAEGPSLGSLETLLKNSQLSPQQAPYLLAPCDVQAVKACGVTFAVSLLERVIEEQAGGDSARAAELRSDLQALIGKDLSKIKPGSEEAMSLKKALQARGGWSQYMEVGIGPDAEVFTKAQPLSSVGFGTTVGLHPASQWNNPEPEIVLAVDSRGQVRGATLGNDVNLRDVEGRSALLLGKAKDNNASCSLGPFIRLFDDHFDIDSVRNCQVSLRIEGEDDDFLLQGESDMREISRDPLDLVSQTIGEHHQYPDGFMLFLGTMFSPIQDRDGEGQGFTHHLGDRVTIATPALGALVNPVGRSDQLPPWTYGIRELMRHLA
- a CDS encoding aldehyde dehydrogenase family protein, encoding MSTRSQTDHASLLDRQILDHQFINNQWVASKGARLLDVMNPFREERIAQVTAGDAADVDAAVNAAQQAQPGWQALGGAARAAYLEKFADGLEARRDSILTLSATNNGKPLAEAGIDLDDAIACYRYYAGQAKALDDRQGELVSVEMEGVEARCYHDPVGVVGLIAPWNFPLVTSAWKLAPALAAGCTAVLKPSEMTPLPERVQAEIALEIGLPAGVLNLLNGDGEGIGAPLTRHPGVDKISFTGSNQVGEAVMKAAASRSANVSLELGGKSPVLVMEDADPAQAADWVMAGIYFNAGQICSATSRLLVHEDVAEALYTELAERMDALTLGDPLAEGTDLGPMTSAKQRDAVQGYLDLAEQEGLKVVRDGRHRTLPARGYFLAPTLYRDVPVESRLWKEEIFGPVLCARSVASESEAIQLANDSDYGLAATVISGDPERAKRIGRQLKAGSIWYNSEQLVLPETGWGGFKCSGIGRELGPWGLSAYLEVKHVVGPAAG
- a CDS encoding FAD-binding oxidoreductase codes for the protein MTNDNFLDELSALLGESGVLRHPKDIARYVSDWAGDTLGTPLAVARPANTEQVADVVKRCYTQGVAMTPQGGHSGLVAGALPAANGQELVISLERLNSVRAIDPVNFTITVDAGCILENVKLAAAEHDCDFPLSLGAQGSCQIGGNIATNAGGLNVLRYGMMRELVLGLEVVLPDGRIWEGLDALHKDNRGYDLQQLFLGSEGTLGIVTGAVLKLSPRPTQNRTALLGLPSVQAVIDLYGLARRDCCDLLTAFELIPRRCIELAIEATPELRDPLESAYPWYVLMEVAATGPVDLGSMLEQLLETGMEREWVLDGALASSDTQSAQLWQIRESMLEGQRQRGEHLRTDISVPISAIPDFVTQASEVVMAASPECEIIAYGHVGDGNLHFNILPPKAMAESDKKAHLHDLEGRLFEVLDDFHGSISAEHGIGRTKQAPYLTRLSPLERELIDGVKTLFDPKGLMNPGRILPAGE